One region of Fragaria vesca subsp. vesca linkage group LG4, FraVesHawaii_1.0, whole genome shotgun sequence genomic DNA includes:
- the LOC101306621 gene encoding transmembrane 9 superfamily member 4-like has product MGRRISGRSSWLIATVLLIISSAAHCFYLPGVAPRDFHTGDPLSIKVNKLSSTKTQLPYDYYYLKYCKPKRIENSAENLGEVLRGDRIENSVYSFKMREEQSCVVACRVKLDAEAARNFKEKIDDKYRVQMILDNLPVAVLRQRRDGSPSTTYEHGFSVGFKGNYAGSKEEKYFINNHLSFRVMYHKDPETDSARIVGFEVTPNSINHEYKEWDEQNTQLVTCNKDTKNLPPGSTVPQEVDKDKEIVFTFDVSFKESDIKWASRWDTYLLMNDDQIHWFSIINSLMIVLFLSGMVAMIMMRTLYRDIANYNQLDTQDEAQEETGWKLVNGDVFRAPINSNLLCVYVGTGVQIFGMTLVTMIFALLGFLSPSNRGGLMTAMVLLWVFMGLFAGYSSARLYKMFKGTEWKRNTLKTAFMFPGILFAVFFVLNALIWGEKSSGAVPFGTMIALVCLWFGISVPLVFVGSYLGFKKPAVEDPVKTNKIPRQVPEQAWYMKPVFSILIGGILPFGAVFIELFFILTSIWLNQFYYIFGFLFIVFVILLITCAEITMVLCYFQLCSEDYHWWWRSYLTAGSSALYLLLYSAFYFFTKLEITKFVSGVLYFGYMLIVSYAFFVLTGTIGFYACFWFVRKIYSSVKID; this is encoded by the exons ATGGGTCGGCGGATCTCCGGCCGCTCCTCCTGGCTAATAGCCACCGTGCTCCTCATCATCTCCTCCGCAGCTCACTGCTTCTATCTTCCCGGCGTCGCTCCCCGTGATTTCCACACC GGAGATCCACTTTCTATCAAAGTGAACAAATTGTCATCTACAAAGACCCAACTCCCATATGACTACTACTACTTAAAATATTGTAAGCCCAAACGGATTGAAAACAGTGCAGAAAATCTGGGGGAGGTTCTTCGTGGTGACCGCATTGAAAATTCTGTATATTCT TTCAAAATGAGGGAGGAGCAATCCTGTGTTGTAGCTTGTCGAGTAAAGCTTGATGCTGAAGCTGCAAGAAATTTTAAGGAGAAAATTGATGATAAATACAGAGTACAAAT GATTTTGGATAACCTTCCAGTTGCTGTCCTCAGACAAAGGCGGGATGGAAGTCCGTCCACAACTTACGAACATGGATTCAGTGTTGGATTCAAAGGAAATTATGCCGGG AGTAAAGAGGAAAAATATTTCATCAACAACCACTTGAGCTTCAGAGTTATGTATCACAAAGATCCTGAGACTGACTCTGCCCGAATTGTTGGGTTTGAGGTTACTCCAAACAG TATCAATCATGAATATAAGGAATGGGATGAGCAAAATACTCAGTTGGTAACATGCAATAAAGACACAAAAAATCTACCTCCTGGAAGCACTGTTCCACAAGAAGTTGACAAAGATAAAGAGATTGTCTTCACATTTGATGTTTCCTTTAAG GAAAGTGATATCAAATGGGCATCTCGTTGGGACACATACCTACTCATGAATGATGATCAGATCCACTGGTTCTCAATCATAAATTCTCTGATGATTGTCCTCTTCTTATCTGGTATGGTGGCTATGATCATGATGAGAACTTTGTACAGAGATATTGCCAACTATAATCAGTTGGACACGCAAGATGAGGCTCAAGAAGAAACCGGATGGAAGCTTGTGAATGGAGATGTTTTCAGGGCCCCTATCAATTCCAATTTACTTTGTGTCTACGTTGGTACAGGGGTTCAGATCTTTGGAATGACACTTGTAACTATGATATTTGCTTTGCTCGGGTTCCTATCCCCTTCCAACCGAGGGGGTCTTATGACAGCCATGGTTTTGTTGTGGGTTTTCATGGGCTTATTTGCCGGTTATTCTTCTGCGCGATTGTACAAGATGTTCAAGGGTACAGAGTGGAAGAGGAACACCTTGAAGACTGCATTTATGTTCCCAGGAATTCTGTTTGCTGTCTTCTTTGTGCTAAATGCCCTGATTTGGGGGGAGAAATCTTCTGGAGCCGTGCCCTTTGGGACAATGATTGCTTTGGTTTGCTTATGGTTTGGAATATCAGTGCCTTTGGTCTTCGTGGGTAGTTATTTAGGGTTCAAAAAACCAGCTGTTGAAGACCCTGTAAAGACTAACAAAATTCCACGGCAGGTACCAGAACAGGCATGGTATATGAAACCAGTCTTCTCAATACTTATTGGAGGCATCCTTCCATTTGGAGCTGTTTTCATTGAGCTGTTCTTCATCTTGACATCAATTTGGCTGAACCAGTTCTATTACATATTCGGGTTCCTTTTCATTGTGTTTGTCATCCTTTTAATCACTTGTGCGGAGATAACAATGGTGCTCTGCTACTTCCAGTTGTGCAGTGAAGACTACCACTGGTGGTGGAGATCATACCTGACCGCAGGCTCGTCTGCCCTTTACCTTCTCCTCTACTCTGCCTTCTACTTTTTTACCAAGTTGGAGATCACAAAGTTTGTTTCAGGCGTCCTTTACTTTGGGTACATGTTGATCGTTTCTTATGCTTTCTTTGTCTTGACTGGAACTATTGGTTTCTATGCATGCTTCTGGTTTGTTCGGAAGATCTATTCCTCTGTGAAGATTGACTGA